A genomic window from Candidatus Denitrolinea symbiosum includes:
- a CDS encoding twin-arginine translocase TatA/TatE family subunit codes for MPIRLGLPEILILLIIVLILFGPGRIGKIAGELGQGIKNFREGLSGKNEGENKQEPPQQENKE; via the coding sequence ATGCCCATTCGACTCGGATTGCCTGAAATTTTGATCTTACTGATCATCGTGCTGATTCTCTTCGGTCCTGGCCGCATCGGAAAGATCGCGGGAGAACTCGGCCAGGGCATCAAGAATTTCCGCGAGGGTCTGAGCGGAAAGAACGAGGGAGAGAACAAGCAGGAACCGCCCCAGCAGGAGAACAAAGAGTAA
- a CDS encoding 3-oxoacyl-ACP synthase, whose translation MPYAHITGWGMSVPEPVMTNDDLARIVDTNDQWIRERTGIRERRIARENDFPSTLGTSAALRALSVANLKPSDLDLIICATSTPEHLFPATACLIQDNLGATRAGAFDLLAACTGFIYGLNMAAQSIRSGAIKNALVVGTETLSRFVDWTDRNTCILFGDGAGAFVVQASEQPGGILSAVMHSDGSGGNLLTLPAGGSRHPATEATIREGRHYIYMDGREVFRFATKVMASSTEEALRAAGLAKDDVSVIIPHQANFRIIDAAARGLKLPIDRFVINVDRYGNTSTASIPIAAVEAVERGRVKAGDKVVFVGFGAGLTWGALVAEWSGPLPSPRKVNVGRYRLLGRVLSVLRRIERFIEGLIWGRRA comes from the coding sequence ATGCCTTACGCACATATCACGGGCTGGGGGATGTCCGTCCCCGAACCAGTGATGACCAACGACGATCTCGCCAGGATCGTTGACACCAACGACCAGTGGATTCGCGAACGGACGGGGATCCGCGAGCGCCGCATCGCGCGCGAGAACGATTTCCCGTCCACGTTGGGGACGAGCGCCGCGCTGCGGGCCCTTTCGGTGGCGAATCTCAAACCGTCCGACCTCGACCTGATCATCTGCGCCACGTCCACGCCCGAACATCTCTTCCCCGCCACAGCCTGCCTGATCCAGGATAACCTCGGCGCGACGCGGGCGGGCGCGTTCGACCTCCTCGCGGCCTGCACGGGGTTCATCTATGGCCTCAACATGGCCGCCCAGTCCATCCGCAGCGGCGCGATCAAAAACGCGCTGGTCGTCGGCACGGAGACGCTCTCCCGTTTTGTGGATTGGACGGACCGCAACACCTGCATCCTCTTCGGCGACGGCGCGGGGGCCTTCGTTGTGCAGGCCAGCGAACAGCCGGGCGGAATCCTGTCGGCGGTGATGCACTCGGACGGTTCGGGCGGCAATCTGCTGACGCTTCCGGCCGGCGGCAGCCGCCATCCTGCCACCGAGGCCACTATTCGGGAAGGGCGGCACTACATCTATATGGACGGCCGGGAGGTCTTCCGCTTCGCCACGAAAGTGATGGCTTCCTCCACAGAAGAGGCGCTCCGGGCGGCGGGCCTCGCCAAAGACGACGTCTCCGTCATCATCCCGCACCAGGCCAATTTCCGCATCATTGACGCCGCGGCGCGCGGACTCAAACTCCCGATAGACCGTTTCGTCATCAATGTAGACCGTTACGGCAACACTTCCACCGCATCCATCCCGATCGCGGCAGTGGAGGCCGTCGAGCGGGGACGCGTCAAGGCGGGCGACAAAGTTGTCTTCGTCGGGTTCGGCGCCGGCCTGACGTGGGGCGCGCTCGTCGCCGAATGGTCGGGACCGCTGCCCTCGCCGCGCAAAGTCAACGTGGGACGTTACCGGCTGCTGGGCCGCGTCCTCTCCGTCCTGCGCCGCATCGAGCGCTTCATTGAAGGCCTCATCTGGGGACGCCGCGCGTAG
- a CDS encoding beta-ketoacyl-[acyl-carrier-protein] synthase II has protein sequence MRKRVVVTGLGCVSPVGNTAAETWEALIVGKSGAAPITHFDASRHKTRFAAEVKGFDGPALFGAREARKMDRFAQFATAAALEALEQAEFTVNESNRDRVGVLIGSGIGGIITLLEEVETLRERGPDRVSPFLVPMMISDSAAGMIAIRVGARGPNMSLATACATGTNALGEAAEMIRRGAADVMIAGAAEAAIVPVSMAGMNVMGALSTRNDEPARASRPFDKDRDGFLMGEGGAILILESLEHAQARGAKIICEFSGYGASDDAYHISAPAENGAGAALSMQLAIKDAGLSVTDIGYINAHGTSTSLNDKSETAAIKTVFGEQAYKIPVSSTKSMTGHLLGASGALEAVVCAKVISENLLPPTINYETPDPECDLDYVPNQARPAAPKHVMSNSFGFGGHNATLILSRFE, from the coding sequence ATGAGAAAACGCGTAGTAGTGACGGGACTGGGATGCGTAAGCCCGGTTGGAAATACAGCGGCGGAAACGTGGGAGGCGCTCATCGTCGGGAAATCGGGCGCCGCGCCCATTACGCATTTCGACGCCAGCCGCCATAAAACCAGGTTTGCGGCCGAGGTCAAGGGCTTCGACGGGCCGGCGCTGTTCGGCGCGCGCGAAGCCCGCAAAATGGACCGCTTCGCTCAGTTCGCGACCGCCGCCGCGCTGGAGGCGCTGGAGCAGGCCGAATTCACGGTCAACGAATCGAATCGCGACCGCGTGGGCGTCCTCATCGGCTCGGGCATCGGCGGGATCATCACCCTGCTCGAAGAGGTGGAGACCCTGCGCGAACGCGGCCCCGACCGCGTCAGCCCGTTCCTCGTCCCGATGATGATCTCCGACAGCGCGGCGGGGATGATCGCCATCCGCGTCGGGGCGCGCGGCCCGAACATGTCGCTCGCCACCGCCTGCGCCACCGGGACGAACGCGCTGGGCGAGGCCGCTGAGATGATCCGCCGCGGCGCGGCCGACGTAATGATCGCGGGCGCGGCCGAGGCGGCCATCGTCCCCGTCTCGATGGCGGGGATGAACGTGATGGGCGCGCTGTCCACGCGCAACGACGAACCGGCGCGGGCCTCGCGTCCCTTCGACAAAGACCGCGACGGATTCCTGATGGGGGAGGGCGGCGCCATCCTGATTTTGGAATCGCTGGAACACGCCCAGGCGCGCGGCGCGAAGATCATCTGCGAGTTCAGCGGCTACGGCGCTTCCGACGACGCCTATCACATCTCGGCTCCCGCGGAAAACGGCGCGGGCGCGGCCCTCTCGATGCAACTTGCCATCAAAGACGCGGGCCTGAGCGTGACGGATATCGGCTATATCAACGCGCACGGAACGTCCACGTCGTTGAACGACAAAAGCGAAACCGCCGCCATCAAGACCGTCTTTGGGGAACAGGCGTACAAGATTCCCGTTTCGTCCACCAAATCCATGACCGGCCATCTGCTCGGCGCGTCTGGCGCGCTGGAAGCGGTGGTCTGCGCGAAAGTCATCAGCGAGAACCTGCTCCCGCCGACCATCAACTACGAGACGCCCGATCCCGAATGCGACCTGGATTACGTCCCCAACCAGGCGCGCCCCGCGGCGCCGAAACACGTCATGTCCAATTCGTTCGGCTTCGGCGGGCACAACGCCACGCTGATCCTGTCGCGTTTTGAGTAG
- a CDS encoding acetyl CoA synthetase subunit alpha codes for MFDPSHDVYRYTPRSLQPIFSPKTVAVIGATEKTGSVGRTVLWNLISSPFGGTVFPVNPKRENILGIKAYPSIKDIPDPVDLAVIVTPAPTVPKIITDCVERGVRGAIVISAGFKEIGPEGVRLEERILQEARRGQMRVVGPNCLGVMNPLTGLNATFATAAAQPGNVAFISQSGALCTAVLDWSFKEHVGFSAFVSIGSMLDVGWGDLIYHLGDDPHTNSIVIYMETIGDARAFMSAAREVALAKPIIIIKPGRTEGAARAAASHTGSLTGSDEVLEAAFRRCGVLRVANIGDIFSMAEVLSKQPRPRGPNLTILTNAGGPGVLATDALLTSGGKLAELSAETMDKLNELLPPQWSRNNPVDILGDASPERYARALEVTAKDENSDGLLVILTPQAMTDPTATAEALKEYAQSYDKPILASWSGGQDIAAGEAILNKAGIPTYMYPDSAAEAFTYMWKYTRNLQSIYETVDFSGSGESANLDRAAAAAIINGVRRAGRVLLTEAESKALLSTYNLPVTPTVVAASVDEALESAKQTGYPVALKLHSETVTHKTDVGGVQLNLHNAEDVRRAYDAIRKGITDKHGEGHFLGVTVQPMIKLEGYELIVGSSVDPQFGPVLLFGMGGQLVEVFKDSALALPPLNLTLARRLIEQTKIYEALKGVRGRAPVDLRALEQLLVNFSQLVVEQPWIKEVDINPLIASPEKILALDARVVLHNVDDESQLPKLAIRPYPNQYVAPWTMKNGREAIIRPIRAEDEMMMLGFHASLSDRTVYLRYLSPMMLSARTTHERLARITHNDYDREIALVAEIEENGERAIVGVARLSKLHGADEDARYAMLISDKYQGQGLGKEMTKRAIQIGRAENIRRIIALMSPDNEAMRRLCEDVGFASFEIVPDSNMLKAEMKL; via the coding sequence ATGTTCGACCCCTCTCACGACGTTTACCGCTACACCCCGCGCTCCCTGCAGCCCATCTTCTCCCCGAAAACTGTGGCCGTGATCGGCGCCACCGAAAAGACCGGCAGCGTCGGCCGCACCGTTCTATGGAATCTGATCAGCAGTCCCTTCGGCGGGACGGTCTTTCCCGTCAACCCGAAGCGCGAAAACATCCTCGGCATCAAAGCCTATCCGAGCATTAAAGACATCCCCGACCCGGTGGACCTGGCAGTGATCGTCACGCCCGCGCCCACCGTCCCTAAGATCATCACCGACTGCGTGGAGCGAGGCGTCCGAGGCGCGATCGTGATCTCGGCAGGATTCAAAGAAATCGGCCCCGAAGGAGTCCGGCTGGAGGAGCGCATCCTGCAAGAGGCCCGCCGCGGACAAATGCGCGTCGTCGGACCAAATTGCCTGGGCGTGATGAATCCGCTCACGGGGCTGAACGCCACCTTCGCCACCGCCGCCGCGCAGCCCGGCAACGTGGCCTTCATCAGCCAATCGGGCGCGCTCTGCACCGCCGTGCTGGACTGGTCGTTCAAGGAACACGTCGGCTTTTCGGCCTTCGTCTCCATCGGCTCGATGCTCGACGTGGGCTGGGGCGACCTGATCTACCACCTCGGCGACGACCCGCACACCAACAGCATCGTCATCTACATGGAGACCATCGGCGACGCGCGCGCGTTCATGTCGGCGGCGCGCGAAGTGGCGCTGGCAAAACCGATCATCATCATCAAACCAGGGCGGACGGAAGGCGCGGCCCGCGCGGCCGCCTCGCACACCGGATCCCTCACCGGGTCCGACGAAGTCCTCGAAGCGGCCTTCCGGCGATGCGGCGTGCTGCGCGTCGCCAACATCGGCGACATCTTCTCCATGGCCGAGGTCCTCTCGAAGCAGCCGCGTCCCAGGGGGCCGAACCTGACCATCCTGACCAACGCCGGCGGCCCGGGCGTCCTCGCCACCGACGCGCTGCTCACCAGCGGCGGCAAACTGGCCGAACTTTCGGCGGAGACGATGGACAAGCTGAACGAGCTGCTCCCGCCGCAGTGGAGCCGCAACAACCCCGTAGACATCCTCGGAGACGCGTCGCCCGAACGCTACGCGCGGGCGCTGGAAGTGACCGCCAAAGACGAAAACAGCGACGGCCTGCTGGTCATCCTGACGCCGCAAGCCATGACCGATCCCACCGCCACCGCCGAGGCGCTCAAAGAGTACGCCCAAAGTTACGACAAACCCATCCTGGCGTCGTGGTCGGGCGGCCAGGACATCGCCGCAGGCGAAGCCATCCTCAACAAGGCCGGCATCCCCACATACATGTATCCCGACAGCGCCGCCGAAGCCTTCACCTACATGTGGAAATACACGCGCAACCTGCAATCCATCTACGAGACGGTGGACTTCTCCGGGAGCGGCGAAAGCGCCAACCTCGACCGCGCCGCGGCCGCGGCCATCATTAACGGCGTGCGCCGCGCGGGCCGCGTCCTGCTGACGGAGGCCGAATCCAAAGCGCTACTCTCCACCTACAACCTCCCGGTCACGCCGACCGTCGTCGCCGCCAGCGTGGACGAGGCGCTCGAATCCGCCAAACAGACGGGCTACCCAGTGGCGCTCAAACTGCACTCCGAAACCGTCACGCACAAAACCGACGTGGGCGGCGTGCAGCTCAACCTGCACAACGCCGAAGACGTCCGCCGCGCCTACGACGCCATCCGCAAAGGCATAACCGACAAACACGGCGAGGGGCACTTCCTCGGCGTCACCGTCCAGCCGATGATCAAACTCGAAGGCTACGAACTCATCGTCGGCTCCAGCGTGGACCCGCAGTTCGGCCCCGTGCTCCTGTTCGGGATGGGCGGACAGCTGGTGGAGGTCTTCAAGGATTCCGCGCTGGCGCTTCCGCCCCTGAACCTGACGCTGGCCCGCCGCCTGATCGAGCAGACCAAAATCTACGAGGCCCTCAAAGGCGTACGCGGACGCGCGCCCGTGGACCTGCGCGCGCTGGAGCAGCTGCTGGTCAACTTCAGCCAGCTGGTGGTGGAGCAGCCCTGGATCAAGGAAGTGGACATCAACCCGTTGATCGCCTCCCCCGAAAAAATTCTCGCGCTGGACGCGCGCGTCGTGCTGCATAACGTGGACGACGAAAGCCAGCTGCCCAAACTGGCGATCCGTCCCTACCCGAATCAATACGTCGCGCCGTGGACCATGAAAAACGGCCGCGAGGCGATCATCCGCCCGATCCGCGCCGAAGACGAGATGATGATGCTCGGCTTCCACGCCTCGCTATCCGATCGGACGGTTTACCTGCGTTATCTCTCCCCGATGATGTTGAGCGCGCGCACCACCCACGAACGGCTGGCGCGCATCACGCACAACGACTACGACCGCGAGATCGCGCTGGTGGCCGAAATCGAAGAGAACGGCGAACGCGCCATCGTCGGCGTGGCCCGCTTAAGCAAACTCCACGGCGCCGACGAGGACGCGCGCTACGCCATGCTCATCAGCGACAAATATCAAGGGCAGGGACTCGGCAAGGAAATGACGAAGCGCGCCATTCAGATCGGCCGCGCCGAAAACATACGGCGCATCATCGCCCTGATGTCGCCAGACAACGAGGCCATGCGCCGGCTCTGCGAGGACGTGGGCTTCGCCTCCTTCGAGATCGTCCCCGATAGCAACATGCTGAAAGCGGAGATGAAACTCTGA
- a CDS encoding 4-alpha-glucanotransferase, with translation MTFQRSSGILLHPTSLPGPYGIGDLGPEAFRFVDFLAESGVRLWQTLPLGPTGYGDSPYQCFSAFAGNPYLVSPDFLLRDDYLHPNDLVEKPNFPTRKVDFGRIIPWKLNLLERAYLRFSSDPARDRGSFERFCADESHWLDDFALFMALKESNGGGAWDGWPASLRKREASALAQARADLSDSIRRFKFYQFLFFQQWNALRAHANSRGIKIVGDIPIFVAYDSADAWANPDLFFFDEDCRPTVVAGVPPDIFSPTGQLWGNPLYDWPKHKATGFAWWLARFRATFAQVDIIRLDHFRGFAGYYEIPAGDKTAEHGRWMPALGAELFETMKQNLGELPIIAEDLGLITEDVVALRDGNGFPGMKILQFAFSGPDNEFLPHHFHENCVVYTGVHDNDTTRGWYESASEQEREFALRYFGLKASKSMAKEFPAHLIRAAWSSVALFAVAPMQDFLALGGEARFNYPSRLGGNWDWRMDSSALTDELRDRICELNYLYQR, from the coding sequence ATGACCTTCCAACGCTCCAGCGGCATCCTCCTCCATCCCACCAGCCTGCCTGGTCCCTACGGCATCGGCGACCTCGGCCCCGAGGCCTTCCGCTTCGTGGACTTCCTCGCCGAAAGCGGCGTCCGTCTCTGGCAGACGCTTCCCCTCGGCCCCACCGGCTACGGCGACTCGCCCTATCAATGCTTCTCTGCCTTCGCGGGCAATCCCTACCTCGTCAGCCCCGATTTCCTCCTGCGCGACGATTACCTGCATCCCAACGACCTCGTCGAAAAGCCGAACTTCCCGACTCGCAAAGTGGACTTCGGACGGATCATCCCCTGGAAGTTGAACCTGCTCGAGCGCGCCTATCTCCGCTTCTCCTCCGACCCCGCGCGGGATCGCGGTTCCTTCGAGCGTTTCTGCGCCGACGAGTCTCACTGGCTCGACGACTTCGCGCTCTTCATGGCGCTGAAAGAGTCGAACGGCGGCGGCGCCTGGGATGGCTGGCCCGCGTCCCTGCGGAAACGCGAAGCGTCCGCGCTCGCGCAGGCCCGCGCCGACCTGTCCGATTCCATCCGTCGCTTCAAGTTTTATCAATTCCTCTTCTTCCAACAATGGAACGCTCTCCGCGCCCACGCCAACTCGCGCGGCATCAAGATCGTCGGCGATATCCCCATCTTCGTCGCCTACGACTCCGCCGACGCGTGGGCCAACCCCGACTTGTTCTTCTTCGACGAGGACTGCCGCCCCACGGTGGTGGCTGGCGTCCCGCCCGACATCTTCTCGCCGACAGGCCAACTTTGGGGCAATCCGCTTTACGACTGGCCGAAGCACAAAGCGACGGGATTCGCCTGGTGGCTGGCGCGTTTCCGCGCCACCTTCGCGCAAGTGGACATCATCCGCCTCGACCACTTCCGCGGCTTCGCGGGCTACTACGAGATCCCCGCGGGAGACAAGACCGCCGAACACGGCCGCTGGATGCCAGCCCTCGGCGCGGAGCTCTTCGAGACGATGAAACAAAACCTCGGCGAACTGCCGATCATCGCCGAAGACCTGGGACTCATCACCGAGGACGTGGTTGCCCTGCGCGACGGGAACGGCTTTCCCGGCATGAAGATCCTGCAATTCGCCTTCTCCGGTCCCGACAATGAATTCCTCCCGCATCACTTCCACGAGAACTGCGTGGTTTACACGGGCGTCCACGATAACGACACCACGCGCGGCTGGTACGAATCCGCCTCCGAGCAGGAGCGCGAATTCGCCCTGCGTTATTTTGGATTGAAAGCCAGCAAAAGCATGGCGAAGGAATTCCCCGCGCATCTCATCCGCGCCGCGTGGTCGTCGGTGGCGCTCTTCGCCGTCGCGCCCATGCAGGATTTCCTCGCCCTCGGCGGCGAGGCGCGCTTCAACTATCCCTCCCGCCTCGGCGGCAACTGGGACTGGCGCATGGATTCGTCCGCGCTGACCGACGAACTGCGCGACCGCATCTGTGAGTTGAATTATCTGTATCAGAGGTAG
- a CDS encoding glycogen synthase has translation MPKTIHVLFLAAEADPFVKVGGLGDVANALPRALRNLPAEARGDSVLDVRLVLPHHGVIKADARPLAIFPLERDGKELSVQVSETALDGMPVYLIGGDPISSVGSVYSSNPAADAEKYAFFSLAALELPRILNWHIDILHAHDWHTALAVYALLLRRWAGGMKGTASVLTLHNLPYMGADVTDILASYNLPIAQTDLPDWARALPLPLGLFSSDAVAAVSPSYAREILTPEFGCGLEDFIHRRREILRGILNGLDTDSFNPATDPAVPFQFTSENPAIREKNKTALQEKLGLPVDAVTPMIAMVGRMERQKGVDLALGVMKKLTDVPWQFVLLGTGDPALEDAAQKLRAEFPGRVRVELRFDGALARQIYAAADMLLMPSRYEPCGLAQMIAMRYGCIPVVHAVGGLEDTVTDATGFRFKSATPRSLRAALVKALAVYSDRERWRALQQSAMRKDFSWAEPAREYFELYQTLLDKQK, from the coding sequence ATGCCGAAAACCATCCATGTGCTTTTCCTCGCCGCCGAAGCCGACCCGTTTGTGAAGGTGGGCGGACTGGGCGACGTGGCCAACGCCCTGCCGCGCGCCCTGCGGAATTTGCCCGCCGAGGCGCGCGGCGATTCCGTCCTGGACGTGAGGCTGGTCCTGCCGCACCACGGCGTGATCAAAGCCGACGCGCGTCCGCTTGCCATTTTCCCGCTCGAACGGGACGGGAAGGAGTTGAGCGTGCAGGTCTCCGAGACCGCGCTGGACGGGATGCCTGTCTACCTGATCGGCGGCGACCCAATCTCCTCTGTCGGCTCGGTATATTCATCCAACCCCGCGGCCGACGCGGAGAAGTACGCCTTCTTTTCGCTGGCCGCGCTGGAACTACCGCGCATTTTGAATTGGCATATAGACATCCTCCACGCCCACGACTGGCACACCGCGCTGGCGGTTTACGCCCTGCTGTTGCGACGCTGGGCGGGCGGGATGAAAGGGACTGCCTCCGTGCTGACGCTTCACAACCTGCCCTACATGGGTGCGGACGTGACCGACATCCTCGCCTCGTACAACCTGCCCATCGCGCAGACCGACCTGCCCGACTGGGCGCGCGCCCTCCCGCTCCCGCTGGGACTCTTCTCCTCCGACGCGGTGGCGGCTGTCTCGCCTTCCTACGCCCGCGAGATCCTCACGCCCGAATTCGGCTGCGGACTGGAGGATTTCATCCACCGCCGCCGCGAAATTTTGCGCGGCATCCTCAACGGCCTCGACACGGATTCCTTCAACCCCGCGACGGATCCCGCCGTGCCGTTCCAGTTCACTTCCGAAAATCCCGCCATCCGCGAGAAGAACAAAACCGCCTTGCAGGAAAAACTCGGCCTGCCCGTGGACGCCGTCACGCCGATGATCGCCATGGTCGGGCGCATGGAACGTCAAAAAGGCGTGGACCTGGCGCTGGGGGTGATGAAGAAATTGACCGACGTCCCCTGGCAATTTGTCCTGCTCGGCACGGGCGATCCCGCGCTCGAAGACGCGGCTCAAAAATTGCGGGCCGAATTTCCAGGCCGCGTGCGCGTCGAACTCCGCTTCGACGGCGCGCTGGCGCGCCAGATCTACGCCGCGGCCGACATGCTCCTCATGCCCTCGCGCTATGAACCCTGCGGCCTCGCCCAGATGATCGCCATGCGCTACGGCTGCATCCCCGTCGTCCACGCGGTCGGCGGACTGGAAGACACCGTCACCGACGCGACAGGCTTCCGCTTCAAGTCCGCCACGCCGCGCTCGCTCCGCGCCGCGCTCGTCAAAGCGCTGGCAGTCTACTCCGACCGCGAACGCTGGCGCGCCCTCCAGCAATCGGCCATGCGGAAAGACTTCTCGTGGGCCGAACCTGCGCGGGAATACTTTGAGTTGTACCAGACGTTGTTGGATAAACAGAAGTAA
- a CDS encoding methionine synthase, translating to MSEFIERLQAGEIFVADGATGTNLQKTGLVSGQSPEGWVLERPDKILDLAQSFVDAGSDIILTCTFGGTRLRLRESPLAERTVEINRRAAELARKAASKRSGTLVGGSLGPTGLLMKPYGPMTPEEAAAAYEEQAKALTEAGVDLLVIETMFALDEAKAALEGARRVSGLPAVVSFSYDRGVRTMMGVKPAQVASAFPPLGANVVGANCGTTLENMESILKEYRSAAPEAILWAKPNAGLPEMGADNQAVYKVTPEEMGEFAKRYVALGARIVGGCCGTTPAHVAGIVSAVKK from the coding sequence ATGTCGGAATTCATCGAGCGCTTGCAGGCAGGCGAAATTTTCGTGGCCGACGGCGCCACAGGGACGAACCTGCAAAAAACGGGGCTGGTTTCCGGGCAATCGCCCGAAGGCTGGGTACTGGAACGGCCCGACAAAATCCTCGACCTCGCGCAAAGTTTCGTGGACGCGGGTTCGGACATCATCCTGACCTGCACCTTCGGCGGGACGCGGCTGCGCCTGCGCGAATCGCCGCTGGCGGAACGGACAGTGGAAATTAACCGCCGCGCCGCGGAACTGGCGCGCAAAGCCGCGTCGAAGCGCAGCGGGACTCTCGTGGGCGGTTCGCTCGGACCGACCGGGCTGTTGATGAAACCCTACGGGCCGATGACTCCCGAGGAGGCGGCCGCGGCTTACGAGGAACAGGCCAAAGCGTTGACGGAAGCCGGCGTGGACCTGCTCGTCATTGAGACGATGTTCGCGCTCGACGAGGCGAAGGCCGCGCTGGAGGGCGCGCGCCGCGTCTCGGGTTTGCCGGCCGTCGTCTCGTTCAGTTATGACCGGGGCGTCCGCACAATGATGGGAGTCAAGCCCGCGCAGGTCGCGTCCGCCTTCCCGCCGCTGGGAGCGAACGTCGTCGGCGCCAACTGCGGGACCACGCTCGAAAACATGGAAAGCATCCTTAAGGAATATCGCTCCGCCGCGCCTGAGGCGATCCTGTGGGCCAAGCCGAACGCGGGTCTCCCTGAAATGGGCGCGGACAACCAGGCCGTTTACAAAGTGACGCCCGAGGAGATGGGCGAGTTCGCGAAGAGATATGTGGCGCTGGGAGCAAGGATCGTGGGCGGCTGCTGCGGCACGACTCCCGCTCACGTGGCGGGGATCGTAAGCGCGGTAAAAAAATAA
- a CDS encoding multidrug and toxic compound extrusion (MATE) protein gives MSENTSSEERAAIARKAGRGVIWNLLSYGLGKGVVLLTTSILARLLTKEDFGLVAIAIIAINYLAVVKDLGLGLALVQRRKDIEEAANTVFTVNLLLGLALSLIVVPLAPLFAAYFEEPTVAPVLRWLGASFAINALGSVHTNLLMRDMDYRRKFIPDMGNTIVKGVTSIGLAFAGYGVWSLVFGQIAGALVSVLLVWIVLPWRPRLALNRQLAGELFKFGASITGVDILSVFADNLSYIIVGKIFGVVALGVFTMAYRLPEMLLIGNLWVMTSVIFPAFSSIQDKPDELRKGFLFSIRMVQLIAMPLCLGLFVAADPVVRVLFGDKWLDTIPLLRVLSLFALVYSIGYHVGDVYKAIGHPDILLKLNLLGVAIYIPALLIGSRYGLMGVAWAYFVSIVIEQSLRIFVATRFVDVTIVDILKEIKPAAQAALGMLLAASAALFLTRNASVLVQLILIVAAGAAAYLGVIWLTERKSLLRLAEVVLSPKH, from the coding sequence ATGAGCGAAAACACCTCATCCGAAGAACGCGCCGCTATCGCCCGTAAAGCGGGCCGGGGCGTCATCTGGAACCTGCTTTCCTACGGCCTCGGCAAAGGCGTCGTGCTGCTGACCACGTCCATCCTGGCCCGGCTGTTGACCAAGGAGGATTTCGGCCTTGTCGCCATCGCGATCATCGCCATCAACTATCTGGCCGTCGTCAAAGACCTGGGGCTTGGGTTGGCCCTGGTCCAACGTCGAAAAGACATCGAAGAGGCCGCCAACACTGTTTTTACCGTAAACCTGCTATTGGGACTCGCGCTATCGTTGATCGTTGTCCCGCTGGCGCCGCTTTTCGCGGCCTACTTTGAAGAACCAACGGTCGCCCCGGTCCTGCGCTGGCTGGGCGCCTCTTTCGCCATCAACGCGCTGGGATCGGTCCACACCAACCTGCTGATGCGCGATATGGACTACCGCCGCAAGTTCATCCCCGACATGGGCAACACCATTGTCAAAGGCGTGACATCCATCGGGCTGGCCTTTGCAGGCTACGGCGTTTGGTCCCTGGTTTTTGGACAGATCGCCGGCGCGCTGGTTTCCGTTCTGCTCGTTTGGATCGTCCTCCCCTGGCGGCCGCGCCTTGCCCTGAACAGACAACTTGCAGGCGAACTCTTTAAATTCGGCGCGTCGATCACCGGCGTGGACATTTTGAGCGTCTTCGCGGACAACCTGTCCTACATCATCGTCGGTAAGATCTTCGGCGTAGTGGCGCTGGGCGTTTTCACTATGGCCTACCGCCTGCCAGAGATGCTGTTGATCGGAAACCTTTGGGTGATGACGTCCGTCATCTTCCCCGCGTTTTCATCCATCCAAGACAAGCCTGATGAATTGCGCAAGGGATTCCTTTTCTCGATCCGCATGGTGCAACTAATTGCCATGCCGCTGTGTTTGGGATTATTCGTCGCCGCCGACCCCGTCGTCCGCGTCCTGTTTGGCGATAAGTGGCTGGACACGATCCCATTATTGCGGGTTTTGTCTCTCTTTGCCCTGGTCTATTCAATCGGGTATCACGTCGGCGATGTGTATAAGGCCATTGGCCACCCGGATATTTTATTGAAGCTAAACCTATTGGGAGTAGCCATCTACATTCCCGCGCTCCTGATTGGCTCCCGGTACGGCTTGATGGGCGTCGCCTGGGCGTATTTCGTCAGCATTGTCATTGAACAAAGCCTGAGAATTTTCGTAGCCACCCGCTTTGTGGACGTCACAATCGTGGATATCCTCAAGGAAATAAAGCCGGCCGCGCAGGCCGCGCTGGGCATGCTCCTGGCCGCGTCGGCGGCGCTGTTCCTGACGCGGAATGCGAGCGTCCTGGTTCAGTTGATCCTGATCGTCGCGGCGGGCGCGGCGGCATATCTCGGCGTGATCTGGCTGACGGAAAGAAAAAGTCTCCTGCGGCTGGCGGAGGTGGTTTTATCGCCCAAACATTGA